From Lolium perenne isolate Kyuss_39 chromosome 5, Kyuss_2.0, whole genome shotgun sequence, a single genomic window includes:
- the LOC127302539 gene encoding probable glucan endo-1,6-beta-glucosidase B, whose amino-acid sequence MLNNYGGSKRDAGNDKFEAHWRTWINAASIQSAHDVGLNTIRIPIGYWSNVDIVDKASEPFADGNRMLPYLDAVVQKAADLGMYVIIDLHGAPRGQQEDVFTGQNNKPAGFFNDYDFDRAQKWMSWMTKRIHTNPAYATVGMIEVLNEPVSRHDKNGTRYPAPGEVPGLIQKYYPGALKAVRDAEASLGVPEGKKLHVQFMSLKWESGNPRHDSAVANDKLTAFDDHNYISFGFDAPQDKGNRVKLMKRACTDSRVVDEQTFAITGEWSMTSNVSPDDTDFFHKFFTAQQQLYEKPGMSGWVYWTWKTQLNDPRWTYSDATYRKLIPTDAAGLEMSVYQDVCSNYT is encoded by the coding sequence ATGCTGAACAATTACGGTGGAAGCAAACGAGACGCAGGCAACGACAAGTTCGAGGCTCACTGGAGGACTTGGATCAACGCCGCCAGCATCCAATCAGCCCACGATGTTGGCCTGAACACGATCCGCATTCCCATCGGGTACTGGTCTAACGTAGACATTGTCGACAAGGCCAGCGAGCCTTTTGCCGACGGCAACAGGATGCTCCCCTACCTGGACGCCGTCGTACAAAAGGCCGCTGACCTCGGCATGTATGTCATCATCGATCTGCATGGAGCTCCACGCGGTCAGCAAGAGGACGTCTTTACCGGCCAGAACAACAAGCCAGCCGGTTTCTTCAACGACTACGACTTTGACCGCGCCCAGAAGTGGATGTCGTGGATGACCAAGCGCATCCACACAAACCCCGCCTACGCTACCGTCGGCATGATTGAGGTTCTCAACGAGCCCGTCTCTAGGCATGACAAAAATGGCACACGGTACCCTGCCCCCGGTGAGGTGCCCGGGCTGATCCAGAAGTACTACCCAGGCGCTCTGAAGGCGGtccgagatgccgaagcgtcgcTGGGCGTGCCTGAAGGCAAGAAGCTCCACGTGCAATTCATGTCCCTGAAATGGGAATCAGGCAATCCACGCCACGACTCTGCCGTGGCCAACGACAAGCTGACGGCGTTCGATGACCACAACTACATTAGCTTTGGCTTTGATGCCCCCCAGGACAAGGGCAACCGGGTCAAGCTCATGAAGAGGGCCTGCACGGACAGTCGGGTCGTGGACGAACAGACGTTCGCCATTACCGGCGAGTGGAGCATGACATCGAACGTGAGCCCCGACGACACAGACTTCTTCCACAAGTTTTTCACGGCCCAGCAGCAGCTCTACGAGAAGCCTGGAATGAGTGGCTGGGTGTACTGGACGTGGAAGACGCAGTTGAATGATCCTCGTTGGACGTACTCTGACGCCACGTACCGTAAACTGATACCCACAGACGCCGCTGGCTTGGAAATGAGTGTGTATCAAGATGTCTGCTCCAATTATACATGA